Proteins found in one Methylobacterium sp. CB376 genomic segment:
- the bcsN gene encoding cellulose biosynthesis protein BcsN produces the protein MTSPRPSLAAASLRMVALAAAAASLAACTASGSGRRVLRGAESATSFSSLNGSARSQALVHLPGAEAGQSIQVDGYSQGLRQRISFGPRGGGGEGWIDLALRRRGAVDGPAMAKPTRSGIAAELAALAGGSGYRISSRPARNAYGPMGFAQNERCVYAWQWIEAVPSLGAAFPPAASPVTASLRIHQCRRAGTPSEALIENLARLRLGSDGPVPADAPPRRRPASRRVLAAAPAAVPPAAAVPPAMAAAPVAPRPAAPDRAATPTYLAPPAGPPAAASLAPPAVPRPGPAGATLAQPRFITDTLPTPGIGRMPEAAPAPRPPARAEPISGELPAQAYRGPAPPPFGW, from the coding sequence ATGACCTCGCCCCGTCCCTCCCTCGCCGCGGCGTCCCTCCGGATGGTCGCACTCGCCGCCGCGGCGGCGTCGCTCGCCGCCTGCACCGCGTCGGGCAGCGGCCGGCGCGTCCTGCGCGGCGCGGAGAGCGCCACGTCCTTCAGCTCGCTCAACGGCTCGGCCCGGTCGCAGGCCCTCGTGCACCTGCCGGGCGCCGAGGCCGGGCAGTCCATCCAGGTCGACGGCTACTCGCAGGGCCTGCGCCAGCGGATCAGCTTCGGCCCGCGGGGCGGGGGTGGCGAGGGCTGGATCGACCTCGCGCTGCGCCGCCGCGGGGCCGTGGACGGGCCCGCCATGGCCAAGCCGACGCGCTCGGGCATCGCGGCGGAACTGGCGGCGCTGGCCGGAGGATCGGGCTACCGGATCTCGTCGCGCCCGGCCCGGAACGCCTACGGGCCGATGGGCTTCGCCCAGAACGAGCGCTGCGTCTACGCGTGGCAGTGGATCGAGGCGGTGCCGAGCCTCGGCGCGGCCTTCCCGCCCGCCGCCTCGCCCGTCACCGCCTCGCTGCGCATCCACCAGTGCCGCCGCGCGGGCACGCCGTCCGAGGCGCTGATCGAGAATCTCGCGCGCCTGCGGCTCGGGTCCGACGGTCCCGTGCCGGCGGACGCGCCCCCGCGCCGCCGGCCGGCATCCCGTCGCGTCCTGGCGGCCGCGCCGGCCGCGGTCCCGCCCGCGGCGGCCGTCCCGCCGGCGATGGCGGCCGCGCCGGTCGCCCCGCGGCCCGCCGCCCCGGACCGGGCCGCGACCCCGACCTACCTCGCGCCGCCCGCCGGCCCGCCGGCGGCCGCCTCCCTGGCGCCGCCCGCGGTACCCCGCCCGGGGCCGGCCGGCGCCACGCTCGCCCAGCCCCGCTTCATCACGGATACCCTCCCGACCCCCGGGATCGGCCGCATGCCCGAGGCGGCCCCCGCGCCGCGCCCGCCCGCCCGCGCCGAGCCGATCTCGGGCGAATTGCCGGCCCAGGCCTATCGCGGCCCGGCACCGCCGCCCTTCGGCTGGTAA